In a genomic window of Chrysemys picta bellii isolate R12L10 chromosome 1, ASM1138683v2, whole genome shotgun sequence:
- the LOC101944409 gene encoding fibronectin type III domain-containing protein 9-like, with the protein MGVTIQNITGSTAMVIWPTMAICADSFYSIMYHPNRNNMLSGYSRKNFQKEERVPASRSSFVIENLTPLTTYILCVTCQSANPSSDQCRIFHTLEEDPASASNKKKDLALGIWLTSSILLLIIAGILLYGCLHIWYRKRRERVEGQNMTSEQDKGEAWTINKSHTAEQFNRQGRLVQSVEGKNAEGIQLATIIENPLTSKEPTMQISKSQELVPMTVGPF; encoded by the coding sequence ATGGGAGTAACAATACAAAATATAACAGGAAGCACAGCAATGGTAATTTGGCCAACCATGGCCATTTGTGCTGACAGCTTTTACAGTATTATGTATCATCCCAACCGGAACAACATGCTGTCAGGTTATTCAAGAAAAAATTTTCAGAAAGAAGAGAGAGTGCCTGCTAGTCGGTCTTCATTTGTCATTGAAAACCTAACTCCACTGACCACGTACATATTGTGCGTAACCTGCCAATCTGCAAACCCCTCCAGCGACCAATGCAGAATTTTTCACACATTAGAAGAAGATCCAGCATCagcaagcaacaaaaaaaaagatCTGGCCCTGGGAATCTGGCTAACTAGCAGTATTCTGCTTCTCATCATTGCCGGGATCCTCCTTTATGGCTGCCTGCATATATGGTACCGCAAGAGACGAGAACGTGTAGAAGGACAAAACATGACCTCAGAACAGGACAAGGGGGAGGCTTGGACAATAAACAAGTCACACACCGCAGAGCAGTTTAACAGGCAAGGCAGATTAGTCCAAAGTGTTGAGGGTAAGAATGCAGAAGGTATCCAACTGGCTACCATAATAGAAAATCCCTTAACTTCTAAGGAGCCTACCATGCAAATTTCCAAAAGCCAGGAATTAGTGCCGATGACAGTTGGGCCATTTTAA